The following proteins are co-located in the Mycosarcoma maydis chromosome 11, whole genome shotgun sequence genome:
- a CDS encoding uncharacterized protein (related to glycerate dehydrogenase) — protein sequence MAVPKILVCRTMPSSVLKRAEAAGQVQLITRPDAEGEQAPSREWVLSNLRNHSVCGAVICLSEKVDAEFLDAAGASLKVISTMSVGYDHIDLALCKERGVRVGNTPRVLDDAVAEVCLLLALMVTRQVPLAIRTVRQGEWPQNPWTPTCFTGPQIRGKTIGFLGFGNISQSLCKLLVAFKPARIVYTTSKPRPFDEHDAYFASLMQDRFPVQTIQVENVEDKFEMANQADLVFVMVDLNPSTKHIVSKQFLDAMKPSAYMINASRGGTVDTAALVDALRNDKIAGAGLDVIEGEPVVHADHPLLAPDCRDKVALLPHIGSGTTETRRAMADMTMNNLLGALGLRQESGQESSMEAEL from the exons ATGGCGGTACCCAAGATCCTTGTCTGCCGAACGATGCCGTCCTCGGTGCTGAAACGAGCCGAAGCGGCTGGTCAAGTGCAACTCATTACACGACCTGACGCTGAAGGTGAGCAAGCACCGTCGCGAGAATGGGTGCTGTCGAACTTGCGCAACCACTCGGTGTGTGGCGCGGTGATCTGCCTTTCCGAGAAGGTGGATGCCGAGTTCCTGGATGCAGCAGGGGCATCACTCAAAGTGATTTCCACCATGTCGGTTGGTTACGACCACATTGACCTCGCGCTGTGCAAGGAACGTGGCGTTCGAGTGGGCAACACTCCGCGCGTGCTCGATGATGCCGTGGCCGAAGTCTGTCTTCTTCTCGCATTGATGGTGACGCGCCAGGTGCCGCTTGCGATTCGAACGGTGCGCCAAGGTGAATGGCCACAGAACCCTTGGACACCGACGTGCTTTACGGGACCTCAGATTCGAGGCAAGACAATCGGATTTCTGGGATTCGGTAACATTTCCCAATCGCTctgcaagctgctggtCGCTTTCAAACCAGCAAGAATCGTGTATACGACGTCGAAGCCAAGGCCtttcgacgagcacgacgCGTACTTTGCCTCGTTGATGCAAGATCGTTTTCCCGTCCAGACGATCCAGGTGGAGAATGTCGAGGACAAATTCGAGATGGCAAACCAAGCCGATCTCGTATTTGTGATGGTCGATCTGAATCccagcaccaagcacaTTGTTAGCAAGCAATTCTTGGACGCCATGAA GCCGTCGGCCTACATGATCAACGCATCGCGTGGTGGCACTGTCGACACAGCCGCGTTGGTCGACGCACTCCGGAACGACAAGATCGCCGGAGCCGGACTGGACGTTATCGAAGGAGAGCCAG TCGTCCACGCGGATCACCCTCTGCTCGCGCCTGATTGCAGAGACAAAGTGGCGCTGTTACCGCATATCGGCAGTGGCACCACCGAGACACGTCGAGCTATGGCGGATATGACGATGAACAACCTGCTCGGTGCGCTGGGGTTGAGGCAGGAGAGCGGACAAGAGTCGAGCATGGAGGCGGAGCTCTAA
- a CDS encoding putative dicarboxylic acid transmembrane transporter — protein MSTFRIPSASGTNAGTLNAAKGALAGAGAGAAASSSSNNKAAPKTYPFWLGGAAGCCAASITHPLDLTKYRLQTATVKQGMFRTIVRSVQTEGVTSLWHGLTATLLRQFTYSVTRFAVYEDMKSRVSARSGKAPTTGELALCSGTAGAVAGVVGNPAEIVLVRMCSDLNLAKDARYGYKNCVDGLVRIVKDDGASTLFRGLSPNVFRSVVMNISQLGSYDLFKRILQKLDVIPDGALLQTAASFCAGTLSTTLCTPIDVVKSRVQNLKNSAGANMRVSSVIRDALAKDGPAVFFRGWTPAWLRLQPQTTLLFLFFEQFKQLVDKSRHIKQHTEVHVNN, from the exons ATGTCGACGTTTCGCATCCCCTCGGCGTCTGGTACCAACGCTGGCACCTTGAATGCTGCCAAGGGAGCACttgctggcgctggcgctggcgctgcagccagctcctcttccaacaACAAGGCGGCTCCAAAGACCTATCCTTTCTGGCTAGGAG GCGCAGccggctgctgcgctgcatCGATCACACATCCTCTGGACCTGACCAAATACCGTCTCCAAACCGCCACGGTGAAGCAGGGCATGTTCAGGACGATTGTGCGTTCAGTTCAGACGGAAGGCGTCACTAGTCTTTGGCACGGCTTGACTGCGACGTTGCTGCGTCAATTTACGTATTCGGTGACGCGCTTCGCGGTATACGAGGATATGAAGTCGCGCGTTAGTGCGCGTTCCGGTAAAGCGCCTACCACGGGAGAGCTCGCGTTGTGCTCTGGAACCGCAGGTGCTGTAGCTGGTGTGGTTGGCAACCCTGCCGAGATCGTCTTGGTTCGGATGTGTTCGGACCTGAATCTGGCCAAAGACGCACGATACGGCTACAAGAACTGCGTCGACGGACTCGTCCGCATCGTCAAGGATGACGGTGCGTCGACGTTGTTCCGAGGTCTTTCGCCCAACGTCTTCCGTTCCGTCGTGATGAACATTTCGCAACTCGGATCGTACGATCTTTTCAAGCGCATTCTccagaagctcgacgtgATTCCTGACGGCGCGCTTCTGCAGACCGCTGCGAGCTTCTGTGCTGGTACGTTGAGCACTACACTCTGCACACCGATCGATGTCGTCAAGTCGCGCGTCCAGAACTTGAAAAACAGCGCTGGCGCCAACATGCGCGTTTCCAGCGTCATCCGTGACGCACTCGCCAAAGACGGCCCTGCTGTCTTCTTCAGAGGTTGGACCCCAGCCTGGCTCAGGTTGCAGCCCCAGACAacgctcctcttcctcttcttcgaacagttcaagcagctcgtcgacaagaGCCGCCACATCAAACAGCACACCGAGGTGCATGTCAACAATTGA